GCGTAGCGGTCGCCCTTGATGCCGAGGTCAGCGCGGTAGACCTCGGCAGTGAAGACGTTCACCAGATCGACATTGCGAACCACCAGATCCAGCGGCTGGTCGCCGCGGGCGGCGGAGACGATCAGTTCACGCGGCGTGGACGCCATGCCGTACCCCCGAAACCCGAAACCCGAAACCCGAAACCCGAAACCCGAGACCCGAGACCCGAGACCCGAGACCCGAGACCCGAGACCCGAGACCCGAGACCCGAGACCCGAGACCCGAGACCCGAGACCCGAGACCCGAGATCAGTATCCCTTGCGCTTGTCCACCAGGTTGACCAGCGGCTCGCCGCGCTGCATCCTCAGGATGTTCTCGTGGAGGATCTCCACGCACCGCCGGTCCTTCTGGGTGGACGCTCCGGCGAGATGCGGCGTCACGATCAGGTTCGGGACATCCCACAGCTCGCTGTCGGCCGGCAGCGGCTCGGTCTCGAAGACGTCCAGGCCGGCCCCCGCGATCTTGCCCTTCTTGAGCACGTCGACCAGGGCCGGCTCGTCCAGGATACCCCCGCGTGACTCCACCAGGAAGTAGGCCGTCGGTTTCATCCGATTGAGCAGGTCGGCCCCGATCATGTGGCGGGTCTCAGGGGTGAACGGCGCGGCGATCACGACCACATCGGCCTGCTCGAAGAGATCGGGCAAGCGGTCCAGTCCCCAGACCTCGACGCTGTGCGGAGCGTCCGGCATCGGGTTGACATCGGCAGCCAGCACGTTCATCTCGAAGCCGATGGCCCGCCGCGCCACCTGCTGCCCGATCTGCCCGTACCCGACGATGCCGATCGTCCAGCCGGCGATCTCCAGCACGTCCGGGATGGCGGCCTCACGGGACCAGCGGCG
The DNA window shown above is from Chloroflexota bacterium and carries:
- a CDS encoding D-2-hydroxyacid dehydrogenase yields the protein MKLLLTTRMGDPYFGLLDDLTDVCKVWASTPDEIVREIADADVVYGWPTLEQFQAAKQLRWIQIPSAGVEMVCSIPEIVESDVIVTNARGAHARAIAEHTFAMLLAFTRGLHRFEQDKAARRWSREAAIPDVLEIAGWTIGIVGYGQIGQQVARRAIGFEMNVLAADVNPMPDAPHSVEVWGLDRLPDLFEQADVVVIAAPFTPETRHMIGADLLNRMKPTAYFLVESRGGILDEPALVDVLKKGKIAGAGLDVFETEPLPADSELWDVPNLIVTPHLAGASTQKDRRCVEILHENILRMQRGEPLVNLVDKRKGY